The following proteins are encoded in a genomic region of Oncorhynchus kisutch isolate 150728-3 linkage group LG18, Okis_V2, whole genome shotgun sequence:
- the tmem25 gene encoding transmembrane protein 25 isoform X1 yields the protein MSMFSLSFSPYLTHCPISLSCFCLFLCPPLFCFSFSCLCKPSIQSLESNHLLPVSLSLCVCLRVHIMADSRCVLVVLWMSMECVCLRQVPGTTVLLLNTLAWAWTGAIEHAPKIDGRHRAALTLKENVTHKFNCQSEGWNPHAPPLLTWYLNGERQRPPSDKRTPGRLVVTSREKSGLLTPDSKHNSTFSLRARKWDRELVCAASSPHSGESYNATVTLNVQFQPEILRVNAHYTETSDPGLSLVLFALVRSNPPAHITWVDQSGQRVANTSDFLILDSRSYPWLTNHTLQVAPSSLSGNVSVNASNSVGAAQSNLALAGLTEFLQSRVEVPVLGILTGGAVGFVTFLILSLLVLCLLHKNKGKAIIDEPVEIIMAKKCMESSSVKVDKISLPRENMSLPSNMQLNDLGTLHKALETAKHHLGDKMREEEEDLSAAYAARGFALYPMVGYIYKVNSKSSDEIWL from the exons ATGTCCAtgttctcactctctttctctccatatcTGACACACTGTCCTATTTCCCTGTcttgtttctgtctgtttctttGTCCACCTCTGTTTTGCTTTTCATTCTCTTGTCTGTGTAAACCCTCTATTCAGTCACTGGAGAGCAATCACTTACTGCCAGtctctctatccctgtgtgtgtgcttgcgagtGCACATCATGGCAGATagcaggtgtgtgttggtggtcCTGTGGATGAgcatggagtgtgtgtgtctgaggcagGTGCCGGGCACCACTGTCCTGCTGCTAAACACCTTGGCCTGGGCATGGACAG GTGCCATCGAACATGCGCCCAAAATTGATGGACGGCATCGAGCTGCACTAACACTGAAAGAGAATGTCACCCACAAGTTCAACTGCCAATCAGAGGGTTGGAATCCTCATGCCCCGCCCCTGTTGACGTGGTATCTTAACGGGGAGCGACAGAGACCGCCGTCGGACAAGCGGACACCTGGGCGCCTGGTGGTGACATCACGGGAGAAGTCTGGGCTGCTGACACCGGACTCCAAGCACAACAGCACCTTCTCTCTGAGAGCCAGGAAGTGGGATAGAGAGCTAGTATGTGCCGCCTCCAGCCCTCACAGTGGAGAGAGCTACAACGCCACCGTCACCCTCAATGTGCAGT TCCAGCCAGAGATTCTGCGTGTGAACGCTCACTACACTGAAACCTCAGACCCTGGCCTCTCCTTGGTCCTCTTTGCCTTGGTACGGTCAAACCCCCCTGCCCACATCACCTGGGTGGACCAGTCCGGTCAGCGGGTGGCCAACACTTCGGACTTCCTCATCCTGGACTCGCGGAGCTACCCCTGGCTGACCAATCACACGCTGCAGGTCGCCCCGAGCAGCCTATCAGGGAACGTCTCCGTAAACGCCAGCAACAGTGTTGGTGCAGCTCAGAGCAACCTAGCTCTGGCAGGTCTGACAG AGTTCCTCCAGTCCAGGGTGGAGGTGCCGGTGCTGGGCATCCTGACAGGGGGCGCTGTGGGCTTCGTTACCTTCCTCATCCTCAGCCTTCTGGTGCTCTGCCTTCTGCACAAGAACAAGGGCAAGGCCATCATCG ATGAGCCAGTCGAGATTATAATGGCGAAAAAATG TATGGAATCATCTAGTGTGAAGGTAGACAAGATATCCCTACCCAGAGAGAACATGTCTCTACCTTCCAACATGCAACTCAACGACCTCGGCACCCTGCATAAAG CCCTCGAGACCGCCAAACACCACCTTGGGGACaagatgagagaggaagaggaggatctgtCTGCTGCCTACGCTGCCAGGG GCTTCGCCCTGTACCCCATGGTGGGCTACATCTATAAGGTGAACAGCAAGAGCAGTGATGAGATCTGGCTCTGA
- the tmem25 gene encoding transmembrane protein 25 isoform X2 yields MSMECVCLRQVPGTTVLLLNTLAWAWTGAIEHAPKIDGRHRAALTLKENVTHKFNCQSEGWNPHAPPLLTWYLNGERQRPPSDKRTPGRLVVTSREKSGLLTPDSKHNSTFSLRARKWDRELVCAASSPHSGESYNATVTLNVQFQPEILRVNAHYTETSDPGLSLVLFALVRSNPPAHITWVDQSGQRVANTSDFLILDSRSYPWLTNHTLQVAPSSLSGNVSVNASNSVGAAQSNLALAGLTEFLQSRVEVPVLGILTGGAVGFVTFLILSLLVLCLLHKNKGKAIIDEPVEIIMAKKCMESSSVKVDKISLPRENMSLPSNMQLNDLGTLHKALETAKHHLGDKMREEEEDLSAAYAARGFALYPMVGYIYKVNSKSSDEIWL; encoded by the exons ATGAgcatggagtgtgtgtgtctgaggcagGTGCCGGGCACCACTGTCCTGCTGCTAAACACCTTGGCCTGGGCATGGACAG GTGCCATCGAACATGCGCCCAAAATTGATGGACGGCATCGAGCTGCACTAACACTGAAAGAGAATGTCACCCACAAGTTCAACTGCCAATCAGAGGGTTGGAATCCTCATGCCCCGCCCCTGTTGACGTGGTATCTTAACGGGGAGCGACAGAGACCGCCGTCGGACAAGCGGACACCTGGGCGCCTGGTGGTGACATCACGGGAGAAGTCTGGGCTGCTGACACCGGACTCCAAGCACAACAGCACCTTCTCTCTGAGAGCCAGGAAGTGGGATAGAGAGCTAGTATGTGCCGCCTCCAGCCCTCACAGTGGAGAGAGCTACAACGCCACCGTCACCCTCAATGTGCAGT TCCAGCCAGAGATTCTGCGTGTGAACGCTCACTACACTGAAACCTCAGACCCTGGCCTCTCCTTGGTCCTCTTTGCCTTGGTACGGTCAAACCCCCCTGCCCACATCACCTGGGTGGACCAGTCCGGTCAGCGGGTGGCCAACACTTCGGACTTCCTCATCCTGGACTCGCGGAGCTACCCCTGGCTGACCAATCACACGCTGCAGGTCGCCCCGAGCAGCCTATCAGGGAACGTCTCCGTAAACGCCAGCAACAGTGTTGGTGCAGCTCAGAGCAACCTAGCTCTGGCAGGTCTGACAG AGTTCCTCCAGTCCAGGGTGGAGGTGCCGGTGCTGGGCATCCTGACAGGGGGCGCTGTGGGCTTCGTTACCTTCCTCATCCTCAGCCTTCTGGTGCTCTGCCTTCTGCACAAGAACAAGGGCAAGGCCATCATCG ATGAGCCAGTCGAGATTATAATGGCGAAAAAATG TATGGAATCATCTAGTGTGAAGGTAGACAAGATATCCCTACCCAGAGAGAACATGTCTCTACCTTCCAACATGCAACTCAACGACCTCGGCACCCTGCATAAAG CCCTCGAGACCGCCAAACACCACCTTGGGGACaagatgagagaggaagaggaggatctgtCTGCTGCCTACGCTGCCAGGG GCTTCGCCCTGTACCCCATGGTGGGCTACATCTATAAGGTGAACAGCAAGAGCAGTGATGAGATCTGGCTCTGA